The nucleotide sequence AGTGTCGTTTCACCTTTCTCTTTCACCATGGTATCTAGGTATATGAACCACAAGGTGATGATGGCCTTAATTTGCACCAATGAGATACAATCATCATTTTTACTGTTTGATACATTTTCCATGAATATCTTTCACTTTATCGTAGTTTTTAATATAAATTGAGTTGACTATATGACTACCATTGTCAGTGAGCTGTGAGCCTCAACTATACCACAATATTGGCAGTATTATACTATTATGTTTATGATAATCTGGCTTGATGTGCATCAGAGCATGTGTTTCATTTCCTTGTTGAATTTCCTAATCTCGATGTTTTTAATGTTATGTTAGGAATTTATCGAAACAATGGTTATTTGATGGTTTCATGCAATGGTGGGCTTAATCAAATGCGAGCTGCTGTAAGAAACTTTTAGACTCTTCATGTAATCATTTGCTAAAGAAAGACAATTCTTTTTAGGACCTAACATCTAGCATCCTTGCCTTTGCCCTGTCGAATCAGATATGTGATATGGTTGTCATTGCAAGATCTTTGAATGTGACTTTAATAGTTCCTGAGTTGGATAAAACATCGTTTTGGAATGATCCAAGGTGTGTTTACTGTTGGCATTAAAGTTTCCTTGTCCCAGTTTCTTTCTTGAGTCATTGCTGGATGGATTTTATGCATATTCTTTGTGATAATATGCTTATGCATTTTGCCTCCAGTGAATTTCAGGATATATTTGATGTTGAACATTTGATAACCTCTCTTAGAGATGAGGTTCGCATACTTAGAGAATTGCCACCGAGGATAAAGCTAAGAGTGGGGCTAGGAAAGTTTCACTCAATGCCTCCTATTAGTTGGTCAGATATCTCATATTACCATAAGCAGGTTAGAGATGTCTTATGTCACGTGTCCTTATCCAATCCATAGAATGTTTACCATCTGGTAAAATGCTGATACATTTCTACCTCTGATTCGGAAATACAAGGTACTCCATCTTAATAAAACTGATGCTAGGCTTGCTAATAATGGTCTGCCTCTGGAGATCCAGAGACTGCATTGCCGGGTGAATTATTCTGCACTTAAATTTACATCCCAAATTGAAGAGTTAGGGAGGAGAGTAATTAGAATGCTTCGCCAAAATGGCCCCTTCTTAGTTCTTCATTTACGATATGAGATGGATATGCTTGCCTTCTCTGGCTGTACTCAAGGTTGCACTCCTAAAGAAACCGAGGAGCTTACTAGGATGAGGTAAAATTCTTCTGCTTTGCCATATATTCCAGTCTCTTGGTTCATATcaccttttgatgtcttgttaATGCATACATAATGTCTGGTCTTTCTCATACTGACACTGCAGTTACTCACACTTCAGGTATGCTTACCCATGGTGGAAAGAGAAAGTAATAAACTCTTTTGTGAAAAGAAAAGATGGCCTTTGCCCTTTGACGCCAGAGGAGGTTGCTCTTGTTCTTAAAGCATTGGATATTGACAAAAGTATGCAAATCTATATTGCAGCTGGGGAAATATATGGTGGAAAACGCAGAATGGCTTCTCTTACCTCGGCTTACCCTAACGTGGTATGGACCAAACGACTAAATTCACTTGTGACACCTCTGCTGTATTGTGCTGTCATCTATCAGTGTGGCTCTTTCCTGTTTTcactgatgtttttttttttctgacaATGATGTGTAGGTGAGAAAGGAGACACTTCTGGAACCTTCTGATCTCATGTTCTTTCAGAACCATTCATCGCAAATGGCTGCACTGGATTACTTGGTATCACTGGAAAGTGATATATTTGTTCCCACATATGATGGCAACATGGCTAAAGTTGTCGAAGGACACCGGAGGTATCTATTATCTCAACTTAATCTGTTCTTGAACGAACTGGATATTAGAGTTCATCCATGTCAGTCCATAATATTTATGCTGAAGATTTGCACTATGTTTTTCATCGAGTAATTTCTGCATCAGAAGTACTCACCTGTAGAAAAACTGTAACATGTCGAGTGCTATTTGTTGGTACAGGTACATGGGCTTCAAGAAAACAATCCTGTTGGATAGAAAACTTATAGTTGAGCTGGTAGATCAGTATACCAGTGGATCTTTGCGGTGGGATGAGTTTGCTTCATTGATCAAGGCTGTCCATTCCAACCGTATGGGATCAGCAGCCACCAGGCCAGCGATCCCTGACAGGCCCAAGGAAGAGGACTACTTCTATGCCAACCCTCAAGAATGCTTGCAAGATCCCAATATGTTGCAAACATTGTGAGCTTGTCACTTGTCAGCGCTCTTGCCATTCTTTTTGCAACTTGGCATGGGCTGAACCTAAGAAGATTCATCATATCTTCTGAACCTGGCAAATGAATGGCATGCTTTTGTTAGCCGTCCAGAGCCATGGAGAAGGGCTGTGTCACCTGTGAACGGGTTCTGAAACAAGAAAGGTGGATGTTTGACTTGAATGTAGTTGGTACATAGGTGATAGGCAATGATTGAATGAAGGCAAATTATTCTGTGGGTTAAACCAGCAAAAAAAGAGAGAGCTGATGCTCATGTACGAGACAGTAGTATAGATGGTGCAGCAAGTCCCAAAAGTCATCTTTGTAAGGAAGGAAATTGCTATTGTGTTCAGAAAAGCATATATATGTGCCAACATTTCGATACGTAACTCTGTCAACTTTCCTCCTCCAGTCCTTAAGAACTGTCAGTTCAGTTAAAATTTTACGCTCTTCGAGCAGATCCGTTTGCTAAATTAAAGGCGCATCTCGCTTTCAGTGATGATTAGGATACAATTGGCCTTGATGCGCGATCAGTTCTGGGGGCGTGGGAGAGGTTAACTGGACGTGCCACGCCTCGCCATTGTCTTGTCGCAGGACACCGTCAGCAGTGGTGAATATCCAGCCGCCCGCGTCGCTCGTGAGATCCGACCTGGGGTTGCTAAGATTAACCAAGCctaagaaacaatatatacagtctcctacaactaaaaaaatGGATATTTTTTTAtgcgacatttattttggttcgtccgtctgcccacgcctgcgatcccacgacatcttccGCATGCTGTGTCCTTTGGTGTGAAGAAAACACGAAAAGTCTTGACCTtgatttgcatgcgctacaaatacGGAAAGTCTTCaccctgatttgcatgcgctaTAAACACAGAAAGTCTTGACCCTAATTGCCTTAAACAAGGAAAATGATCACCCACGTCTCATGCTCGATCATACCGCCCTCGTACCATAAATATGAAATTCTTGaccctgatttgcatgcgctacaaacACGGAAGACCATCGTCGCTCGTCGATGCACGATCAAACGCGTCTTCTTGGTAGGACTCAAGCGCGTCACTGGTCGCTGCACGGAGACGATCGTCGTGCGCCCCATTCCTCAAGCCCTTGCACGATCGAGCCACCCCTACTTCTTTCTCGTCGTGTAGTGGAGAAGCAACAACAATGGATCATCCACCATCTGCCTACCAGTGGATGCACCTGTGGCTACATCATCGATCGCCGCAAGGTCGCCGCAAGATCACCTCCCCGTGCGATCTCCCCTCCACGACCTGCTCCATCGTCTGGTCTGTGCACCCGCGCCGTCATCCTTCCTGTGCGCCACGTACACTGCCGCCTCCACGACGTCGCGCCGTCGTCCTCGCCGTTCGCCCGCATCGTGCACCTAGAAACACCGCCGCCTCCACGACGTCCGCGCCGTAGTCCTTGTCGTTCGCCCACGCCATGCACCCGGGCCGTCGTCCTCGGCTACCGCACCGCTACCTCGACACCACCTGAGTCGTGCACCTGAGCCGTCGTCTTCGCATATGTAGACCGATTGACGTCACCCGTCCTCCACACAACCATAGTTTATGATACAGCAGACATTCTTGttatatctcctacaactaaaaagaacaaagtgtggacaccGTTTTGGTGCGACAATTGCCTTGGTTTGTCCGTCTGCCACCCCATGCGATCGATCCCACCTCCCACGTTGTCCAACGGGCGAGCGAGAAAAGAAAagacgcgatagaaaaagaaactgtcatccctACGATCCCCGCCtgttttgaaggaaacaaatcgatcacttgAGGCCACatgtatgaaagaaaacaataatcatgcatggaagaaaataataatcatgcatgaaagaaaacaataatcatgcatggaagaaacaTCAGTGGTGCAAAATAAAAAATatgcaggttatacatggtgagactggtgaaccttctgcaa is from Miscanthus floridulus cultivar M001 chromosome 7, ASM1932011v1, whole genome shotgun sequence and encodes:
- the LOC136464360 gene encoding rhamnogalacturonan I rhamnosyltransferase 1-like, translated to MVCKAAMGIKALEKLKCPSSVAAAARSSLKLWMLRATTTVLLWTCVVQFTAVGNSWTWGPRVLKGWPSCRTAREAAAVTTTRLAMPEPVVEKAPLPPKRIYRNNGYLMVSCNGGLNQMRAAICDMVVIARSLNVTLIVPELDKTSFWNDPSEFQDIFDVEHLITSLRDEVRILRELPPRIKLRVGLGKFHSMPPISWSDISYYHKQVLHLNKTDARLANNGLPLEIQRLHCRVNYSALKFTSQIEELGRRVIRMLRQNGPFLVLHLRYEMDMLAFSGCTQGCTPKETEELTRMRYAYPWWKEKVINSFVKRKDGLCPLTPEEVALVLKALDIDKSMQIYIAAGEIYGGKRRMASLTSAYPNVVRKETLLEPSDLMFFQNHSSQMAALDYLVSLESDIFVPTYDGNMAKVVEGHRRYMGFKKTILLDRKLIVELVDQYTSGSLRWDEFASLIKAVHSNRMGSAATRPAIPDRPKEEDYFYANPQECLQDPNMLQTL